Below is a genomic region from Echinicola rosea.
GGTTCAGCTTGTTTAGCAGACTACTGTATGTGAAAAGCTGATGGTCATAGCAATCGAGTATTTCCTCATTTCGCTGTTTTAGGAAAGAGAGGAAAGTAATGTCGTTGTCAATCTTACTGTATAGTGGTAAAAGGTTGACGCAGTGTCCCACAAGGTTAAAAAGACCAGTCGCGGACTGCCCAGCTGCAGGAATGCCCAAGATCACTTCTTGGCGTTGACTTTTCTTCGAAAGAAACAGCTCAAACGCAGCGATAAAGGTGGTCACAAGAGACGCACCAGCAGTTTTACCCAAGGCTTGAACCTTATCGATCTGAGTTTTGGGCAATTTAAATTGCAGCCGTTCACTATCGTAGGTTTTTATTGCAGGACGGATGTGGTCAGTAGGAAGCGTAAAATCTTCCGTTTGATGGTTGAATTTTTCCATCCAAAATGAAATGGTATCGGCATGTTCCGGGAGGCTCTCCAATTCCGTTATTTGCCGACAGTAATCACTGAGAGGATTGACCTTGGGCAATTGGGGAGCGCCTTTTAGTACGTTGGCATTGTAGATTTTACAAATGTCCTCCAGTATCACACCAAGCGACCATCCATCGCCGATGAGGTGGTGGACGGAAAGGGTGAAGTAATGCTCCGTTGAAGATAATTTGTGAAGGGCCATTCTGAACAGCGGGCCATTTTCCAAGTCAAAAGCGGTCAGGGCATCTTCGCGGTGAAATTGCCCTATGTATTCGGCCTCTGTGGCAGCATCCAAGGCAGATATGTCTTCTGTATGGATCCGAATAGGCATTTTTTCCTGGATAAGAATCTGCTGGCCATCGATGGCAAATATGGCCCTTAGTGCTTCATGTCTATTGACTACTTCCTGAAGTGCTTCTAAGAAGGATGGCTGGTCAAACGTCCCTTTCAGCACCAATGAGATGGACTCGTTATAGGCCCTGTTGGCGTCTTCTCCTCCGATTTTGCAGGCTAGCCAAATTTCTCGCTGCGACGGGATACTGGTATAGGCTTTCTCAATGGCAATGCCAAAGGGGTCATAATCAACAACTTCAAAGGTTAGATCAGTATTCATGACAAGGATATTAGGTAGTCTTAAAAGTTAAATGAAGGTATTTTCCGGGGCGATCTGGGTCAGGGACAAACCAAGCAGCCTTTCCTTCTTGGTCTTGTCCTAGCTTAGCACCGGGTACAGGCGGCTGATCTTTGGAGATGACATGTGGAGAAGAATGGAGGCTTTCGGAAAGGCCAGGGATGATTTCGTCCCAAAACGTAGCCGAGATAAGTTGCTTAAAGCCGCTTATGATAATTTCCAAGATTTTGTCAATATCCTCGTCCTGGTAGGCTGCAGTAGCGAAGCATGGGAAACCATCATAAATATGAAGTCCTTGCTCTCTAAAAGTGGCAAATAACAGCTCCGTGTACGGGAGTTCCGCTTTGAATTTTATTTTCCATAGCGAACCAAAATTGGCTACGTATGCGGGGATCTTGTGGTCTTGGAAGAAACCGTTCAGTCCGTCTGCCAACCGTTGGATTTTGGCAGCCAGCTTTTCTTGAAGCTTGCCATTGTCCTGTTGGATATATTCGAGGGAAGCTTTTGCAGTGGCCAAGGCCAGGGGATGCCTTACGAAGGTTCCTGCAAAATAGGTGACCCCAATATCTGGGACGGAGTTGTCTCCATACTGCCAGTGACCACCATCCAGAGCGTCCATGAAGGCTGCTTTCCCGGCAATGACCCCGATAGGCAATCCTCCGCCTACGACTTTTCCATACGTCGCCAGATCTGCTTTAATACCGAAGATGCCTTGGGCGCCCTGCGGGTGCATCCTGAACCCAGTGATCACCTCGTCGAAAATCAATGCGGAGCCAGAAGCTGCGGTGATCTCACGGACCTTTTTCAGGAATTCTATCGGCTGAAACTCCGGCCTTCTGCTTTGGACAGGTTCTACGAGTACCGCAGCGATTTCATCTTTTCGTTCCTCTATTATTTTTAGGGCTTCTTCCGTGCCATAGTCCAGTATAAGGATGTTTTCGACTGCCTCGGACATGATGCCTGCGGCTGCAGGAAATGATTTAAGGCTTTTGGTTCCCCGAACGATGACTTCATCAAAGATGCCGTGGTAAGACCCGTTAAAGGCAACCACGAGCGATCGCTGGGTGATGGTTCGGGCCACGCGTAAGGCGCCCATTACGGCTTCAGAGCCGGTGTTGCACAAAGCAGACCGGTCGTGGCCGGTGATGTCACAGATGAGTTTGCACACTTCACCGGAGAGCTCATGCTGGGGGGCTATTTCGTAGCCCTTATCTATCTGGGCTTTTAAGGCCTCGTCGATAAAGGATGGCTTATGTCCGAATAAAATTGAGCCAAAGCCATTCAGGATGTCCAAGTATTCATTGCCATCGATGTCCCAGATCCTACTTCCTTTTGAGCGGTTTACGACAAGGGAATAGACTGTCTCTTTGATGCTTGGATTAAAGCCACTGACCACCCGTGGGTCTGCCATGTGGCTCCTGTTTTGCTGGGTGTAGGCTTTGCTGGAGGCTGTTTTGGAAGTATATCTTTTGGTAAAATCAGCAATAAAGTTATGCTGCTTTTCGGGTAATTTTTGACCCTTCTTATCGATTCGGGCCGTGGCACCGAAAGGTTTTTTCAGGTTTTCGGTTTCTTCCTTCGTTAACTTGACCGTGGTCCCGTTGGTAGGCAAAGGTGCATTGGCTTGGCCATTTCCGTTTGGTGGAGCCGTTGGCTGCGGGGCGGGAGCTGAGGTGGGCAGAGGTGTGCCTTGCAAAAGGGCCAGCTGCTTGGATAGAAGTTCTAGCTGTTGACCGATTAATCCGATGGCAGATTGGTTGTGTGCCGGCGGATAAGATGGTGCAGTCATGGTGTGATTGCTGCCGTTTTTAGGCTGCGAGGCAGCAGTGGGTGATGGTGCAGAACTGGCAGCGGGAGCGGTAGCAGGCGCAGGCTGAAATTGATCCGCAGGAAGTTCTTGGTCCAAATATCCCACCAATGCATCTATAGTGTTGATTTGGGAATTCAGCTGTCTGAAAGAAAGTGGTACACCAAATGCTTTTTTGAGGGCAAATGATAATTGAGTGAGCAAAAGGGAGTCCAATCCAAGTTCCAGAAAAGTGCTGTCACCAGCTTGGAGACTGATTTCCAGACCAGAAAGGTCCTCCAATACGTCAATGGCTTTTTTTCGTATAGTATCGGTTCTCATATGTTTAGTAGTAGTTTCGTTATTATTAGTATTTGTAGAGGGTTGAGCAAGTGTCGGCGTAGTAACTTCCCTAGGGAGCGGGTCGATCCAGCACCTTTTCCGGTCAAAGGCATAGGTGGGCAGATCATCTAGTCGGATGCGTTTTTGCCCCGAATAGAAGCGTGTCCAATCTGGCTGAATACCAGCAATGATCATTTCTCCCAAATTGCCCAGCAGTTCTTGGTAGTGATGTTGATTGCTTTGGCGATTTATACTGTTGACTGTTGTGGCGCTTTTAGCGGAAGGGTGCTGTTTGATCAGCGTGCTGATGACATTTCCTGGTCCTATTTCCAAGAAGACACCATTTGGGTCATTGCCCAAAAGGTATTCGATGGCAGGAGAGAAAAGCACGGATTTTCGCAAGTGGTCCGTCCAGTATTGGCTGCTTGTAGCTTCTTGATCAGTAAGTGGCAAGGCTGTGACGGAAGATATAATGGGCAGTTGAGGAGTACTCAGCTTGGCCAGTTCGACCTCTTTGCCAAAGTCATCAAGAACAGGATCCATCATGGAAGAATGGAAGGCGTGACTGGTAAACAGTTTTTTGTGAAGGATGCTTTCCTGATCAAGTTTACTGCTGATCTCAGCAATAGCTTCTGACGGACCGGCCAGCACACATAAATTGGGGGAGTTGACTGCAGCTAAAGAGATATTTTCCTTAATGAGGTGTTGTATTTTGGACTGTGGAGCCCTGACCGATAGCATGTCGCCACCGGGTAAGTCGGCCACCAATTGTCCTCTTTTGGCTACTAATCTGGTGACGTCTTCTAGGGAGAAAACACCTGCCAAATGGGCCGCTACAAACTCACCGATGCTATGTCCGACCAGTGATGAAGGAGCGAATCCCCATGCCATCCATTGCTGTGCCAGCGCATATTCAATAGCAAATATGGCCGGTTGCGTATAGCGCGTGTTTTTTAGGATGGCTTCCGCCTCATGGCTTTCTTCCGCAGGATAGATGATGTCCAAAAGCGGCTTGTCCATTAACTCATCAAACAAAGCAGCACAATGCATCAATGCCTCCCTGAAAACCGGAGCATATTCGAACAAGTCCTTGCCCATGTTCAAGTATTGAGCTCCCTGTCCGGGAAATACGAATACGGTGTTTTGAGGCAATTGCTTCATTGCTTTTTTCCTTGCTGTGGCCCCATTTGTGCCTTCCAGTTGGGAAAGAAGGTCTTCTTTGTCCTTGAAGGTGAGATAGCTTTTATAGAGGAATTGCTGGGGTTTGGTATTGATGGAAAAGCTTAGGTCAGCCAGGTTTAGGGCAGTAGAGGATTGTACAAATCGATGTAGTTTAGCCTTATAGAGTTCAAGGCTGTTTTCCGTTTTTGCAGAAAAGGAGAGAAGGTGGTAAGGGGCCGTGGATTCATCAGAAGACTGCTGAATGTGCGGGTATTCTTCTAAGATCACATGGACATTGGTGCCGCCGATACCAAATGAGCTGACACCTGCCCTAAGTGGAAATTCCCCTTCCCAATCTACCGTAGCTCCGTTAATGTAGAAAGGACTGTCTTTTAAATCTATTTGTGGATTTAGCTCCTCAAAACCCCGGGTGGCCGGAAGTTTTCGGTGGTGCAGGGAAAGGACCGTTTTGATCAACCCTGTCACTCCTGCGGCAGCGGTGAGGTGGCCAAAATTACTTTTGACCGAGCCAATGCCGCAAAAATGTGCCTTGGAATGTCTCCCGAAGGCCATTTTCAATCCTTCGATTTCGATAGGATCACCCAAAGGAGTGGCCGTGCCATGCGCCTCTACATAACTTATGGATGCTGAAGATACCTTGCTGTCCTGTAGGGCTGCTTTAATGACATCTGCTTGGCCTTTGGTGCTAGGGGCAGAGAAACTGCCTTTTCCATTACCGTCATTGTTGATGCCGAATCCTTTGATGGTGGCATAGATTTTATCCCCGTCCTGGATAGCGGTGTCGAGGTCTTTGAGCATGATGGCAGCCGCACCATCGCTAAATAAGGTTCCTGTCGCTTTAGCGTCAAATGGCTTGCAGTGACCGTCTTTGCTGAAAATAGCACCTTCTTGGTATAAGTGTCCGCTGTGGATAGGAGAAGTGATGGTGCTTCCTCCGGCGATGGCCATCACGCATTGGCCAGAACGAATACTCTGTACTGCCTGTGCTACCGCCAACAAAGAGGTAGAGCAGGCCGAATAAACGCTTATCGCTGGTCCTGTGAGGTCAAACTGGTAAGCTGTTCGGGTTGCGATATAATCTTTTTCATTAAGGGTCATGATCTGAATCGCACCATTTTGCTCGATCAGGTCAGGGTTGCTGAGGAGATTTTTTTGGTAATAGGTGTTATTGTTGGTGCCCGCGAATACACCAGTCTTGTGCGATGTCTCTGAAGTCGTTTGCTGGGTTTTCTCGATAAGTTCCCAGGCCAGCTCCAGAAATAAGCGCTGCTGGGGATCCATCAAGGCCGCTTGGTGGGGTGTGATGCCAAAAAAGCTATGATCAAATTTATCCGCATTTTCGATAATGCCACGCGCTTTTACGTAATGGTCGTCTTTCTTGAGATCCTCAGGGATCAAATCGTCAAGTTCCTCATCACTGAAGCGGGTAATGGATTCTTTCCCCTGCACCAGATTGTCCCAAAATGTGGCGATATCCTCTGCTCCTGGAAACCTCCCCGCCATTCCTACGATGGCCACAGCCTTGGATGAAGAAGGTTTGGTACTTGTGCTTGCTGTAGGGGATGGCTGTTGGTCTTCAGAAAGGTAATCAGTCAGTTGCTTAATGGTGGGGTATTGATATATGCTCGTGACAGGAACTGTCAAACCAAGCTCTAGCCGAATGTCGTTGGACAATTTTTGCACGAGCAGGGAGTTGCCTCCAAATTCAAAGAAGTTGTCAGAAGTACCTATTTGGTCAAAATGAAGTGCCTTTTCAAATAGTTTGGCCAGTTTCTTTTCCAAGGCTGTTTTGGCGGGAACAATAGGGGTTTCGACATGTTCACGCTTATTGATGGGGTCAGGAAGTAGCTTGCGGTCTATTTTTCCACTGGTTGTTTTGGGGAAAGCATCCATTTCGTAGAATACGGCCGGGATCATGTATTCCGGTAGGCTTTGCGCCAAGTGGTCGATCAATTCCTTTTGGCTGGGCCGTTGGTTTTCTGAAGGGATATAATAGGCTACCAAGTATTTTTGTCCGTCATCATATGTCTTAGCCAGTACGGCGACTTGGTAAACGGCGGTAAATTTGCCAAGCACTGCTTCTACTTCCCCGAGCTCGATACGGTGGCCGCGGATTTTAACTTGATCATCACGCCGACCAAGGAAGGTCACTTCCCCATCCTCGCTGATTTTGGCAATATCTCCCGTTTTGTAAGCCCGAAGGGAAGGCCTTTTTGGGAGGGTGGTGAGGGTTTTGAACTTTTCTTCTGTGAGGATAGGCTGATTCAGGTAGCCAGAGGCCAAGCAATCTCCTGCAATGTACAATTCTCCTTCCTTGCCATAGGAAACAGGCTGATCGTTTTCATCCAATACGTATAGCTGGACGTTGTTAATGGCATAGCCAATGGAAGGCAAGGACGGCCAGTTGTTGATGTTTTGAGGTTTGAGGACCAATTGGGATACCACATGGGCTTCTGTAGGTCCGTACTGGTTGAAGAGTGTGGTGTTGGGCAGGTGACTGAAAAGCCGCTTGACTTGGTCGGTGATTTTAAGCTGCTCTCCGGCTGTGATGACATCTTTTAAGGAGCTGGGGTAGAGATTATGCGCGACGGCGGTATGTGCCAGCGACTGAAGACTGACAAAAGGCAGGAAAAGCCTGTTGATCTTATTTTTGTCGATAACCTGTAAGAGGGCCAGTGGATCTTTTACGGTTTCTTCATCCACCAAGTGTAACGTCCCCCCTGTAGTCAGGGTACTGAAAATTTCCTGAAAAGATACGTCAAAGGTGAATTTTGAAAATTGGAGCGTTTTTGATCCCTGTAACTTGTCAAACTGCCCTTCTTGCCACAGCAATAGGTTTACCAGGGCACCATGAGGCATGCAAACACCTTTTGGCTCTCCTGTGGATCCTGAAGTAAATAGGATATAAGCCGTGTTTTCAGGCGCAAAAGTGATCGCAGGAGCTAAAATTGGGTAATTGGAAGGGATTTTTTCCAAAAGATCAATCTGCTGTAAGCTTTTTGGAGCTTCGTCCAGATAGTTACGGTCACGAATCAATAGTTTTGCCTCTGCTGCTGTGCAGATAAACCTTTTGCGCTCCACTGGAAATTCAGGAGCAATAGGGACATAAGCAGCACCGCATTTTAAAATGGCCAGCATCGCAACAATCATTTCTATGGATCGATGGGCACACAGCGCGACCTTGTCGCCCGGAGATATACCCTTGTCTATGATCAAATGAGCCAGCCGGTTACTGTCGTCTTCCAATTTTTGATAGGAAATATGGCTCTTTTCAAACGATATGGCATCTCGCGTAGAGGCAGTCATTGGCCGCCTTTTTAAAAGGTCAACAAGGGTCATCTTGGGAAGGGGGGTAATGTTATGGGTATTCATGGCAAAAGAGTGTAGTTCTGTAGAGACAAACAGCTTTTGAAATAGAGGTAGTTATTGTCTCCGATGAATAAAGTTAAATAATTTAAAACAAATAAAAATGTATTTTAAATAATAAAAAACGAATATAGATTATTTTTTTATTAGGGCTTGTTTTATGAAAGTCGAATGTTTGTTTTGAATAATTATTTTTTTGTTGATAAAAACCAAATAGTAGTAAGATATAAGAATTTATGGTTAAATTTTTATGTTTTTCAAAGGTTGGACTGTTTTTGTTTTTTGGTAAGGGGTTGTTGGTCAGTATGGTAAGTTGGAGAGAACATGTGTTCTATCCTTGTGGTTTCAAGACGTCATGACAATTTGATGGGGCATTTTAATCAACATTTGGGGTGTTGGTTTTAAAATTTTATTTTGTATATTTCTTTGATAGGGTATATGGAAGCTGAAGCTAAGTTTTAGCTACCACATTCATGTGTTTTGTTCAACTTTTTAGGTTCAGAAAACACTAAAGGCATTTGTTCATAAAACTGTATCAATACACCCAAAGGGTCTTGTCCATGATTAAACATCTTATAAAACTTCAATGGAAATCTTTCTTTAGGTCTGCTGCTTTTTCTTCCAATCTCGCCATTAAGATTCTGATGGGATTTGCAGCATTGTATATGATGCTAAGTTTCGGATTCTTGGGGGTGGCTTCATATTATATTATGGAAGAGATGGGGCTAAATGCCTTGGATACGGTGAACAGGCTGTTGGTTTATTATTTGATTATTGATCTGGTCATTAGGTATTTGCTTCAAAAAATGCCTGTCGTGCAGATAAAGCCATTGCTTTTCTTGCCCATTAAGAAATCGGCCATTGTTCAATATAGTATTTGGAAGACGGTGTTGTCTTTTTTTAATATTATCCACGCTTTTTTCTTTATCCCTTTTGCAGTGGTTTTGGTGATCAATGGATACGCGACCGTCTCTGTTGTCATGTGGCTAATGGGGATTTATGCCTTGATCATGGCAAATAATTTTATCAATATTTTTCTGAACGGGGTGGACGCTGTGCTCTATTCAGTTGCGGGGATATTGGCATGTTTGGGGGGGATGCATTATTATGGCGTGTTTGATATTTCGGTATATACCGGTCCTTTGTTTCAGTATCTTTATGAATTCCCCGGTGCTGCATTGATTCCACTGGGGCTAATGGTGGCCGTCTATTGGGTAGCATATAGGTATTTTAGGAAGCGGCTTTATATGGACGCGGGGCTTTCAAATAAGCTAAAAGAGGCCAAATCCGAAAACCTGGAGTGGCTTGATCGGTTTGGGAGTATTTCGGTGTTCTTGAAAAACGATATCAAACTTATCAAAAGAAACAAGCGCTCCAAGACTACCGTGCTCATGAGTGTCATGTTCCTTTTTTATGGCCTTTTGTTTTTCACAAATGCCATTGATGCATACGAGGGACCGGCATGGAGGATTTTTGCAGCACTTTTTGTGACGGGAGGCTTTCTGTTTAGCTTTGGCCAGTATGTGCCCAGCTGGGACAGTTCCTACTATCCCTTGATGATGAGTCAAAACGTCCGCTACCGGGATTACCTCAATGCTAAATGGTGGCTGATGGTAATGGCCACGGTGGTTTCTACGATTTTGGCTTCTTTCTATGCGTATTTTGGATGGGAGGTTTACTTGGCCATATTGGTAGCTGGGCTATACAATGTAGGCGTCAATTGCTACATGGTTTTGTGGGGAGGTGTATATGTGAGGACTCCCATTGACCTTTCCAGCAATAAAGGGGCTTTTGGCAGTTCCCAGGCATTTAATGCCAAAACCTTATTGCTAACCATTCCCAAGATGATCGTTCCAATGATCCTTTATGTCATTGGACATATGGTAAAGGGACCTTACCTGGGGTACCTTTTCGTAGCGATAGTGGCCGTTCTCGGGTTTGCATTTAAAGAAAGGGTGTTCAATTTAATTGAGAAAAATTATAAAACGGAGAAATACAAGACCATAGCTGCTTATAAGCAAAAAAGCTAGTGATTATGATAAATATAGAAAATCTATCAAAAAAATACGGGAAAGATACTGTACTGGATATCGACGCAATGGAAATTCCCTCAGGGGAGATTTTTGGCCTCGTAGGAAACAATGGTGCGGGGAAGACCACACTTTTTAGTTTGCTTTTGGATCTTATCATGCCCAGTTCTGGAAAGGTGCTGAACAATGGGATTCAAGTAAACACCAGCGAGGACTGGAAGCCGCTTACCGCAGCGTTTATCGATGAAACTTTTTTGATCGGGTACCTGACGCCAGAAGAGTATTTTTATTTCATCGGGGAGTTGCGCGGGATGAACAAGCAGGATGTCAGTGAGTTTCTGGTGCCTTTTGAGGATTTCTTTGATGGAGAAATCCTTAGAGGGAAAAAATATCTTCGGGATCTTTCAAAGGGAAATCAAAAGAAAGTGGGGATCGTTGCTTCATTTCTGGGGAATCCAAAAGTGATTATCCTTGACGAGCCCTTTGCCAATCTAGATCCCACCACTCAAATTAGGCTCAAAAAAATTATTGTCAAATACAAGGACATGGATGAAGTGACCTTGTTGATCAGTAGTCATGATTTGCTGCATGTGACGGAAGTTTGTCAACGCATCGTAGTGCTTGATAAAGGCAAAGTGGTGCGGGATACCAAAACATCAGAGGCTACCCTTAAGGAATTGGAAGGTTTTTTCGCGGAAGAAATCCAGTCCACAGAAGGGAATTAAGAGAGGTTATTGGCGATCGACCATGAGTGCGAATAGCATAAGAGCCTCAATGACCATTGACCCAATCAATCAATGTCGTTTAGTTAAAGAGATTTTCCAATACGGATCGTCCATTGAGAAAATTATGGTTTTAATCCATGGCCTTTTTTAAACAAAGGTAAAGAGATGAAAACCATCTTGGAATTTAACATGAAAAATAATTAAACCAATATTTCCAGATACACGCTAACTAAACGACATTGCCTAATCAATCCAATAACCTCCCCTTGAGACACACGGTACAATCGATCTTCTTACAATATACCAATTGTCAAACGGTCTTGTATTAGAGGACTTTCCTGGGGGGGGGGGGGGGTTACAGTGTTTTATGTTTGTGCTGCGAGATCTATTAAGAAGGCATAGTCCATGGCCGTTTCTTTTAAAGCATGAAACCTCCCCGAAGCACCTCCATGTCCTGCGTCCATATTGGTGTAAAGTAAGAGCAGGTTTTTGTCTGTTTTTTTATCCCTTAGCTTGGCCACCCATTTGGTAGGTTCCCAGTATTGGACTTGGCTGTCATGTAGTCCGGAGGTGACCAGTAGGTGAGGGTAGTCTTTGCTTTCCACATTGTCATAAGGCGAATAAGCAAGCATATAGTCATAATAGTCCTTGCTTTTAGGATTTCCCCATTCGTCAAATTCACCCGTGGTCAGCGGAATGCTCTCATCCAGCATAGTGGTCACCACATCCACAAACGGTACGGCGGCGATGACACCTTGGTACAGCTCGGGGCGCATATTGATGACCGTACCCATCAACATTCCCCCAGCACTACCGCCCATGGCGAAAAGCTTCTTCGAAGAGGTGTACCTTTCATTGATCAGGTGCTCGGAACAGGCGATAAAGTCCGTGAAGGTGTTTTGCTTTTTGAGCATTTTTCCATCATCATACCAGTGTCTTCCCATTTCCTGTCCACCACGGATGTGGGCGATGGCAAAGACAAAACCCCTGTCGAGAAGGCTGAGACGGTTTGAGCTGAACACGGCATCGGTGCTGAATCCATAAGAGCCATATGCATACTGTAGCAATGGATTGGAACCATCTTTTTTGAAAGTGTCCATTTTGTAAACGAGTGAAATAGGGACTCTTGTGCCATCTGGGGCAATGGCCCAGGTTCTCTCGGATTGGTATTGGGAAGGATCATAGCCCCCCTGAATTTCTTGCTGTTTCAGTAGTTCTTTTTCACGCACTTCCATGTCATAGTCATAAGTGGAAGAAGGAGTGGTCAAGGAATTGTAGCCAAATCGTAAAGAAGTAGTGTCAAATTGTGGGTTGTAACCTAGCCAAGCGGTATAGGTGGGATCGTCAAAAGTGATATAGTGACTTTCCGTACCGTCCCACGGCATGATTTGTATTTTTGTCAGTCCATTTGTACGTTCTTCGAGTACCAGATACTGTTTGAATACCTCAAATCCCTCCAACAGCGTATCCTGATGATGAGGGACCACGTCTTGCCAGTGTTCTTTTTGTGGATTCGCGACAGGGGTTTTGACCAATTTGTAATTGCTGGCCTTTTGATGGTTGGTAAGGATCAAGAAGTGATCCTCAAAGTGTTCCACACTGTACTCCAGATCACGCTCTCGTTCTTGTATGAGCTGGAAAGATGAGGTCGGTTGATGAGCGTCCAAGTAGCGGGTTTCTGAGGAAACGGTACTTTCGCTGACGATGAAGACAAAATCTTTGGATTTGGATTTGGCGACATGACAGGTGAACGTTTCATCGGCTTCTTCATAAACTAAAATATCCTCTTCCTGTGGCGTTCCCAATGTATGTCTGTAAACCTGAAAAGCCCTTAGTGTGTTGGGGTCCTGTTTGGAGTAAAAGAGGGTTTTGTTGTCATTTGCCCAGACCATGTTGCCTGTGACCTCGGTGATTTCATCTGTTAGGATCGTATCGGTGCTGAGGTCCTTTACCTTGATGGTATATATTCTCCTGCCGATATTATCTTCAGCGTGTGCAAGCAATTGTTGATCATAAGAAAGGGTAATTGCATTGACGTTAAAGTATTCGTGCCCTTCTGCTATTTGGTTTACATCCAAGAGCACCTCTTCACGGTTTTGTAGAGCGTCCTTTTTTCTGCAAAAAACAGGGTATTCACCACCTTTTACAAATTTGGTGTAGTAAAAATAACCATCTCTATAGTAGGGAACACTTTCGTCATCCTCTTTGATGCGGTTTTTCATCTCCAGATAGAGCTTCTCCTGTAGTGGCTCCGTATGCGCTAAATTGGCTTTTAGAAAATCATTTTCCTTGTTGAGGTATTGAATGACTTCAGGGTTTTCCCTGTCATTCATCCAATAATAAGGATCGATTCGGGTATGGTTATGGTAAGTGATTTCCTGTATTTTAATGGGAGCCTTGGGGGCTTCTACTCTTTTCATAAGTAACGTTTCGCTTTTCAAATTGAACTCCTGCAAATTTACAGTCTGCCAAAAAAGAAACCTATGGATCCTTTAAATTGATTGAAAAGAATAGGACAGCAATGATGGTTTGCGGGCACTTAATAAGTTTAGTAGTTACTGCCGGTTTAAGGATGGGTGTTTTCAATGTTGATAATAGGGTATGGGCAGTTAGGGAAGTGTGCTAAAAGTCCAAATATATTGGGCATTGGTTTACGAGCAATAAAGTTGATGGGTATGAAATTAAATATTTAAATAATGTATAATTGGCAAAATAAATTATATTTATAAGTTTTTAAAGATATTTAATATGGGTATTATTCAAGAGTTTAAAAAGTTTGCCCTAAGGGGGAATGTGGTTGACCTTGCTGTAGCGGTCATCATTGGAGGTGCATTTGGTAAAATCGTCACCTCTTTGGTCAATGACGTGGTCATGCCACCGATTGGATTGGCTCTTGGCGGAGTCAATTTCAAGGAACTGATGGTGGTTCTTAAGGAGCCTTCTGTGACTGCTGATGGAATAGAAGTGGCGGCAGTAGCAATCAAGTACGGTGCATTTATCAATACTATTGTTGATTTTGTGATCATTGCTTTTGTGATCTTTATGGCTATTCGCACCATGAACAAACTAAAGAAGAAAGAAGAAGCGAAACCAACTCCTCCTCCGGCTCCTTCAAAAGAGGAACTGTTGCTTGCTGAAATCAGGGATATCCTGAAGGAAAAATAGTGGCAAAGTTCCTACAATGAATTATGATCACGCTGCTGGATAAGCAATGGCAGCGTGATTGATTTTTTCCATTTACGCTATAGCCTTCAGCAGACTTATTGGCGATCGAATTTGTTGTGCTGCGATTTCTGTGGCTTCAGGTTTATCGGTTAAATTGATAGCGGACCTGAAATGTCAGCTCGCTTAGGTGAGTGCCCTTTACCTCTT
It encodes:
- a CDS encoding DUF5687 family protein; the encoded protein is MIKHLIKLQWKSFFRSAAFSSNLAIKILMGFAALYMMLSFGFLGVASYYIMEEMGLNALDTVNRLLVYYLIIDLVIRYLLQKMPVVQIKPLLFLPIKKSAIVQYSIWKTVLSFFNIIHAFFFIPFAVVLVINGYATVSVVMWLMGIYALIMANNFINIFLNGVDAVLYSVAGILACLGGMHYYGVFDISVYTGPLFQYLYEFPGAALIPLGLMVAVYWVAYRYFRKRLYMDAGLSNKLKEAKSENLEWLDRFGSISVFLKNDIKLIKRNKRSKTTVLMSVMFLFYGLLFFTNAIDAYEGPAWRIFAALFVTGGFLFSFGQYVPSWDSSYYPLMMSQNVRYRDYLNAKWWLMVMATVVSTILASFYAYFGWEVYLAILVAGLYNVGVNCYMVLWGGVYVRTPIDLSSNKGAFGSSQAFNAKTLLLTIPKMIVPMILYVIGHMVKGPYLGYLFVAIVAVLGFAFKERVFNLIEKNYKTEKYKTIAAYKQKS
- a CDS encoding ABC transporter ATP-binding protein, translating into MINIENLSKKYGKDTVLDIDAMEIPSGEIFGLVGNNGAGKTTLFSLLLDLIMPSSGKVLNNGIQVNTSEDWKPLTAAFIDETFLIGYLTPEEYFYFIGELRGMNKQDVSEFLVPFEDFFDGEILRGKKYLRDLSKGNQKKVGIVASFLGNPKVIILDEPFANLDPTTQIRLKKIIVKYKDMDEVTLLISSHDLLHVTEVCQRIVVLDKGKVVRDTKTSEATLKELEGFFAEEIQSTEGN
- a CDS encoding S9 family peptidase; its protein translation is MKRVEAPKAPIKIQEITYHNHTRIDPYYWMNDRENPEVIQYLNKENDFLKANLAHTEPLQEKLYLEMKNRIKEDDESVPYYRDGYFYYTKFVKGGEYPVFCRKKDALQNREEVLLDVNQIAEGHEYFNVNAITLSYDQQLLAHAEDNIGRRIYTIKVKDLSTDTILTDEITEVTGNMVWANDNKTLFYSKQDPNTLRAFQVYRHTLGTPQEEDILVYEEADETFTCHVAKSKSKDFVFIVSESTVSSETRYLDAHQPTSSFQLIQERERDLEYSVEHFEDHFLILTNHQKASNYKLVKTPVANPQKEHWQDVVPHHQDTLLEGFEVFKQYLVLEERTNGLTKIQIMPWDGTESHYITFDDPTYTAWLGYNPQFDTTSLRFGYNSLTTPSSTYDYDMEVREKELLKQQEIQGGYDPSQYQSERTWAIAPDGTRVPISLVYKMDTFKKDGSNPLLQYAYGSYGFSTDAVFSSNRLSLLDRGFVFAIAHIRGGQEMGRHWYDDGKMLKKQNTFTDFIACSEHLINERYTSSKKLFAMGGSAGGMLMGTVINMRPELYQGVIAAVPFVDVVTTMLDESIPLTTGEFDEWGNPKSKDYYDYMLAYSPYDNVESKDYPHLLVTSGLHDSQVQYWEPTKWVAKLRDKKTDKNLLLLYTNMDAGHGGASGRFHALKETAMDYAFLIDLAAQT
- the mscL gene encoding large-conductance mechanosensitive channel protein MscL: MGIIQEFKKFALRGNVVDLAVAVIIGGAFGKIVTSLVNDVVMPPIGLALGGVNFKELMVVLKEPSVTADGIEVAAVAIKYGAFINTIVDFVIIAFVIFMAIRTMNKLKKKEEAKPTPPPAPSKEELLLAEIRDILKEK